In one Gossypium hirsutum isolate 1008001.06 chromosome D09, Gossypium_hirsutum_v2.1, whole genome shotgun sequence genomic region, the following are encoded:
- the LOC121220723 gene encoding wall-associated receptor kinase-like 22 produces the protein MLIFKFTFNYVSYIYIGCSTSVGTLLLLLATWSLYKALKRKQKILLKQKYFKRNGGLLLQQHLPSNEGNVEKIKLFTSKEMKKATDSYNENRILGQGGQGTVYKGMLIDGSIVAIKKSKMVEGQKFDEKKVEQFINEVIILSQINHRNVVKLLGCCLEAKVPLLVYEFIPNGTLYDLIHNQNEEFPLTWEMRLRIAIEIANALFYLHSAASAPIYHRDIKSSNILLDDKYREKVSDFGTSRSVALEQTHLTTRVQGTFGYIDPEYFRSSQFTEKSDVYCFGIVLIELLTGKKPISLEQSESVKSLVSYFLQSMQENSLFNILDPMVVKHGPEKEIIVVALLAKRCLNLNGKKRPTMKQVAMELELVNASGGNVSKTYR, from the coding sequence ATGTTAATTTTCAAATTCACCTTTAACTATGTTTCTTATATCTATATAGGTTGCAGCACTAGTGTTGGGACACTACTTTTACTACTCGCAACATGGAGTCTGTACAAAGCcctcaaaagaaaacaaaaaatcttGCTGAAGCAGAAATACTTCAAAAGGAATGGAGGTTTGTTACTGCAACAACATTTGCCTAGCAATGAAGGTAATGTTGAAAAAATTAAGTTGTTTACTTCAAAAGAGATGAAAAAGGCGACTGATTCTTATAATGAAAACCGAATCCTTGGTCAAGGAGGTCAAGGGACTGTTTATAAAGGAATGCTAATAGATGGAAGCATTGTGGCTATTAAGAAATCCAAAATGGTGGAAGGAcagaaatttgatgaaaagaagGTTGAACAGTTCATTAACGAGGTGATAATTTTATCTCAAATTAATCATAGGAACGTGGTTAAGCTTTTAGGGTGTTGTTTAGAGGCTAAAGTTCCTCTATTAGTGTATGAGTTCATCCCAAATGGTACATTATACGATCTCATTCATAACCAAAATGAAGAATTCCCATTGACATGGGAAATGCGTTTACGAATTGCGATTGAAATTGCCAATGCCTTGTTCTATTTGCATTCAGCTGCTTCTGCTCCTATTTATCATCGAGACATCAAATCTAGTAACATACTTTTGGATGATAAATATAGGGAAAAAGTGTCAGATTTTGGAACTTCAAGATCAGTTGCCCTTGAACAAACACATCTAACCACTCGGGTGCAAGGAACTTTTGGATACATCGATCCAGAATATTTTCGATCAAGTCAATTCACAGAGAAGAGTGATGTTTATTGTTTTGGAATTGTTCTTATTGAGCTTTTAACAGGAAAAAAACCCATCTCCCTGGAACAATCAGAGTCAGTGAAAAGCTTGGTATCTTATTTTTTGCAGTCAATGCAGGAGAATTCCTTATTTAACATTCTCGATCCAATGGTAGTAAAGCATGGTCCAGAAAAGGAGATTATAGTAGTGGCTCTGCTAGCAAAAAGATGCTTGAATCTTAATGGAAAGAAGAGACCCACCATGAAACAAGTAGCAATGGAGCTGGAGTTGGTTAACGCTTCAGGTGGAAATGTTTCAAAAACTTATAGGTAA